In Variovorax paradoxus, a single genomic region encodes these proteins:
- a CDS encoding MG2 domain-containing protein codes for MHTPLQSLWRRLFPLALAVATACASMQPPAALAAPEPQPQPLENSRTPYTGEPFFLLSDATFASDQTALVRLEVNQPSALEQVGGVDVLVYRIPDALPFLQKQKNLHRVQVGARAADEGLANTLTHLWDSWVVKSRLAWQQMFSSSARRAVTQQAPELKTPAKLTQPSVFEEPRQFRPIPGLPVVERFRYPVHKAKAIGLPKGVKLEGSSSEFINASEGNVFVPVGKRAPGLYLVEAISGQFRATTLLFVSDTVAITKVSGDQMLVWAAQRAAGAPVPGTKVVWTDGVGVLKSGEADGQGLVKLDRKSPEQTYVFGQDPAGGVFISENFYYDSEIYNAKVYTVTDRPLYRPGDWVNVKVSGREFRSARESVALKDADLALAVLDPAGQLVHAQKLAFSGAKGADARFPLPDNAVAGGYELRLAMGGDTYTAAFRVADYQKPHFDIVLLPEKTDFKTGEPVGGKLQLNYPDGKPVTHARVSLTARSQKLAMVNGELDYAGQFPVKLQQAELETDGDGIAKFSLPAATEPSRYLLTALATDGAAYRVRTSREILVERGAASFRLAADRQFSQPGQAVAFKFAASQRAGTTTAATAPDTPAAQARPATWQWVRLEDRSKQSGAMPSGDTLSINFPQPGSYTVSLLDDKGRIVGGASHWVSGDGVKAPAGSVGMVLDRASYRAGDTAQVLVSFPEPVDNALLTLERDRVEATALMGRGADWIKSERVAPTQWKFTLPVRDVMSPNMTLSVAYVKNGDYVFQNQGIMVEQERIVLAFTPDKAVYEPGDTVTIDVSATLAGKPVATDLAVGVVDEMIYVLQPEIAPAISDFFYHPRRNNVRTSASLSFIGYDLATSKLGTLPGARQVNDRAVKVLERPRRDNIDTAAWEPRLATDASGHTRFSFTMPDSLTRWRITGRAMNAAGAVGQQVSWVRSDKAFYAKWTSPDWQRQGDKAQASLALFNQTGREAKVEWTASGAGVERKDTVTVRPGVNFIALPIAAGEADKSGAVSVTLRQDARVVDKLDVPVRRVPVAWRAPRGKSIDLASGSAALALPADASRVRVSLAQDAAAGAFSQQLDALIANPYGGVEQTASRMLPLSIALQSLSPAQQALAPALTQRLATARLSLAQMAGPQAQFGWWGRIMPADAFLTTYAYYADWRATQALRVTLPASNWQRLLDVYAKDGQKLPALQRALALSWMQEMGLPVGSMAGGLADQLAAQPAGDAQRAQRRGSLVMVDSAVPDTRDMALVLAVQTAGPAVASAKARAAADEAAARLAGVDTPLVQALLMATQRAGADKAAAVLAEVRADAPSIDRAQTLLWLQRAMGGGKLAASDDVPTLAAPWVRATDGGGTSWRLPSGTAVPSTLELPAGQKAAWAFVSYESSETQAPALDAKVERTLWRVVTEPRPAPQAPAAPAPGQPAAAPSASVSTVDDGRITVKLEAVKPGTPLDTNALYLDQLTVTAPKAMRWSLVEAALPPGAAVEESTWGIDMADSAGKLQPMERAQSQGTAQGYAVPVDSLVAGTPLTVRHLVRFSQRGTFKLPPARLFRMYEPEAKAFEDGGRWASVEVR; via the coding sequence ATGCACACACCACTCCAGTCCCTGTGGCGGCGTCTTTTTCCGCTGGCGCTCGCGGTTGCCACCGCATGCGCGTCGATGCAGCCGCCTGCGGCGCTTGCGGCGCCCGAGCCGCAACCCCAGCCGCTCGAGAACAGCCGCACGCCCTACACCGGCGAGCCCTTCTTCCTGCTTTCCGACGCCACCTTCGCCAGCGACCAGACCGCCCTGGTGCGACTCGAAGTGAACCAGCCCTCGGCGCTGGAGCAGGTGGGCGGCGTCGATGTGCTGGTCTACCGCATTCCCGACGCCCTGCCCTTCCTGCAGAAACAGAAGAACCTGCACCGCGTGCAGGTGGGCGCGCGCGCCGCCGACGAGGGCCTGGCCAACACGCTGACCCACCTGTGGGACAGCTGGGTGGTCAAGTCGCGCCTGGCTTGGCAGCAGATGTTCTCGTCCAGCGCGCGCCGCGCCGTCACGCAGCAGGCGCCCGAGCTCAAGACGCCGGCCAAGCTCACGCAGCCCTCGGTCTTCGAGGAGCCCCGGCAGTTCCGTCCGATCCCCGGCCTGCCGGTGGTGGAGCGCTTTCGCTATCCGGTGCACAAGGCCAAGGCCATCGGCCTGCCCAAGGGCGTGAAGCTCGAAGGCTCCAGCAGCGAGTTCATCAATGCCTCCGAGGGCAACGTGTTCGTGCCGGTGGGCAAGCGCGCGCCCGGTCTCTATCTGGTGGAAGCCATCAGCGGCCAGTTCCGCGCGACCACGCTGCTGTTCGTGTCGGACACCGTGGCCATCACCAAGGTCTCTGGCGACCAGATGCTGGTGTGGGCGGCGCAGCGCGCGGCGGGCGCGCCGGTGCCCGGCACCAAGGTGGTGTGGACCGACGGCGTCGGCGTGCTCAAGAGCGGCGAGGCCGACGGCCAGGGCCTGGTGAAGCTGGACCGCAAGTCGCCCGAGCAGACCTACGTGTTCGGCCAGGACCCCGCGGGCGGCGTCTTCATTTCCGAAAATTTCTACTACGACAGCGAGATCTACAACGCCAAGGTCTACACCGTGACCGACCGCCCGCTGTACCGCCCGGGCGACTGGGTGAACGTGAAGGTGAGCGGGCGCGAGTTCCGCAGCGCGCGCGAGTCCGTGGCGCTGAAAGACGCCGACCTGGCGCTCGCGGTGCTCGACCCGGCCGGCCAGCTGGTGCATGCGCAGAAACTGGCCTTCTCCGGCGCCAAGGGTGCTGACGCGCGCTTTCCCCTGCCCGACAACGCCGTGGCCGGCGGCTACGAACTGCGCCTGGCCATGGGCGGCGACACCTACACCGCGGCCTTCCGCGTGGCCGACTACCAGAAGCCTCACTTCGACATCGTGCTGCTGCCCGAGAAAACCGACTTCAAGACCGGCGAGCCGGTCGGCGGCAAGCTGCAGCTGAACTACCCCGACGGCAAGCCGGTGACGCATGCGCGCGTCAGCCTCACGGCGCGCTCGCAGAAGCTCGCCATGGTGAACGGCGAACTCGACTACGCCGGCCAGTTTCCGGTCAAGCTGCAGCAGGCCGAGCTGGAGACCGACGGCGACGGCATCGCGAAGTTCTCGCTGCCCGCCGCCACCGAGCCCAGCCGCTACCTGCTGACCGCCTTGGCCACCGATGGCGCGGCCTACCGCGTGCGCACCTCCCGCGAAATCCTGGTGGAGCGCGGCGCGGCTTCGTTCCGCCTCGCGGCCGACCGGCAGTTCTCGCAGCCGGGCCAGGCCGTGGCTTTCAAGTTCGCGGCCAGCCAGCGCGCCGGTACCACGACGGCGGCAACGGCGCCCGACACGCCCGCCGCACAGGCGCGCCCCGCCACATGGCAATGGGTTCGGCTGGAAGACCGCTCCAAACAATCCGGCGCCATGCCTTCGGGCGACACGCTCTCGATCAACTTTCCGCAGCCCGGCAGCTACACCGTCTCCCTGCTGGACGACAAGGGCCGCATCGTCGGCGGGGCCAGCCATTGGGTCAGCGGCGACGGCGTGAAGGCACCGGCCGGCAGCGTCGGCATGGTGCTCGACCGCGCGAGCTACCGCGCCGGCGACACGGCGCAGGTGCTGGTGAGCTTTCCGGAGCCGGTGGACAACGCCCTGCTCACGCTGGAGCGCGACCGCGTCGAAGCCACCGCGCTGATGGGCCGGGGCGCCGACTGGATCAAGAGCGAGCGCGTGGCGCCCACGCAGTGGAAGTTCACGCTGCCCGTGCGCGACGTCATGAGCCCCAACATGACGCTGTCGGTGGCCTACGTGAAGAACGGCGACTACGTCTTCCAGAACCAGGGGATCATGGTCGAGCAGGAGCGCATCGTGCTGGCCTTCACGCCCGACAAGGCGGTGTACGAACCCGGCGACACGGTCACCATCGACGTCAGCGCCACGCTGGCCGGCAAGCCGGTGGCCACCGACCTCGCGGTCGGCGTGGTCGACGAAATGATCTACGTGCTGCAGCCCGAGATCGCCCCGGCCATCAGCGACTTCTTCTACCACCCGCGCCGCAACAACGTGCGCACCAGCGCGAGCCTGTCCTTCATCGGCTACGACCTCGCCACCAGCAAGCTGGGCACGCTGCCCGGCGCGCGCCAGGTGAATGACCGCGCGGTGAAGGTGCTGGAGCGGCCGCGCCGCGACAACATCGACACCGCCGCCTGGGAGCCGCGCCTGGCGACCGACGCCTCCGGCCACACCCGCTTCAGCTTCACCATGCCCGATTCGCTCACGCGCTGGCGCATCACCGGCCGCGCCATGAACGCGGCCGGCGCTGTGGGCCAGCAGGTGAGCTGGGTGCGCTCCGACAAGGCCTTCTACGCCAAGTGGACCAGCCCCGACTGGCAGCGCCAGGGCGACAAGGCACAGGCCTCGCTCGCCCTCTTCAACCAGACCGGGCGCGAAGCCAAGGTCGAGTGGACCGCCAGCGGCGCGGGCGTGGAGCGCAAGGACACGGTCACCGTGCGCCCGGGCGTGAACTTCATCGCGCTGCCAATCGCCGCCGGCGAGGCCGACAAGTCCGGCGCGGTCAGCGTCACGCTGCGCCAGGACGCCCGCGTGGTCGACAAGCTCGACGTGCCGGTGCGCCGCGTCCCGGTGGCCTGGCGCGCGCCGCGCGGCAAGTCGATCGACCTGGCCTCGGGCAGCGCGGCGCTGGCCCTGCCGGCCGATGCATCGCGCGTGCGCGTTTCGCTGGCGCAGGACGCCGCGGCCGGCGCCTTCAGCCAGCAACTGGATGCGCTGATCGCCAACCCCTACGGCGGCGTCGAGCAGACCGCCAGCCGCATGCTGCCGCTGTCGATCGCGCTGCAGTCGCTTTCGCCCGCGCAGCAGGCGCTGGCACCGGCGCTGACGCAGCGCCTGGCCACCGCGCGGCTGTCGCTGGCGCAGATGGCCGGCCCGCAGGCGCAGTTCGGCTGGTGGGGACGCATCATGCCGGCCGATGCCTTCCTCACCACCTATGCCTACTACGCCGACTGGCGCGCCACCCAGGCGCTGCGCGTGACGCTGCCGGCCTCCAACTGGCAGCGCCTGCTCGACGTCTACGCCAAGGACGGCCAGAAGCTGCCAGCGCTGCAACGTGCGCTGGCGCTCTCCTGGATGCAGGAGATGGGCCTGCCCGTGGGCTCGATGGCCGGCGGCCTGGCGGACCAGCTGGCCGCGCAGCCGGCCGGCGACGCGCAGCGCGCGCAACGCCGAGGCAGCCTCGTCATGGTGGACAGCGCCGTGCCCGACACCCGCGACATGGCGCTGGTGCTGGCGGTGCAGACCGCCGGTCCGGCGGTTGCCAGCGCCAAAGCCCGCGCCGCCGCCGACGAAGCCGCCGCGCGACTGGCCGGCGTCGACACGCCGCTGGTGCAGGCGCTGCTGATGGCCACGCAACGCGCCGGCGCCGACAAGGCGGCCGCCGTGCTTGCCGAAGTGCGCGCCGATGCGCCTTCCATCGACCGCGCGCAGACGCTGCTGTGGCTGCAGCGCGCCATGGGCGGCGGCAAGCTCGCGGCCAGCGACGACGTGCCCACCCTGGCCGCGCCCTGGGTCCGCGCCACCGATGGCGGCGGCACCAGTTGGCGCCTGCCGTCGGGCACCGCCGTGCCCTCGACGCTCGAGCTGCCTGCCGGACAGAAGGCGGCCTGGGCCTTCGTGAGCTACGAGAGCAGCGAAACGCAGGCACCCGCCCTCGATGCCAAGGTCGAACGCACGCTGTGGCGCGTGGTCACCGAACCGCGTCCCGCGCCGCAAGCACCGGCCGCACCCGCGCCGGGCCAGCCCGCCGCGGCGCCGAGCGCGTCCGTCTCCACGGTCGACGACGGCCGCATCACGGTGAAACTCGAAGCCGTGAAGCCCGGCACGCCGCTGGACACCAATGCGCTCTACCTCGACCAGCTCACGGTGACGGCACCGAAGGCCATGCGCTGGAGCCTCGTCGAAGCCGCGCTGCCGCCGGGCGCGGCCGTGGAAGAAAGCACCTGGGGCATCGACATGGCCGACAGCGCCGGCAAGCTGCAGCCGATGGAGCGCGCGCAGAGCCAGGGCACCGCGCAGGGCTACGCCGTGCCGGTGGACTCTCTGGTGGCCGGCACGCCGCTGACCGTGCGCCATCTGGTTCGCTTCTCGCAGCGCGGCACCTTCAAGCTGCCGCCCGCACGGCTGTTCCGCATGTACGAGCCCGAGGCCAAGGCCTTCGAGGACGGCGGCCGCTGGGCCAGCGTCGAGGTGCGCTGA